The Oscillospiraceae bacterium genome has a segment encoding these proteins:
- the dusB gene encoding tRNA dihydrouridine synthase DusB, translated as MDFTNLPPDSKAFLAPMAGVADRAFREICRDFGAAYTVTEMVSAKGLVMGDRKSRELMTLGSDRPAAIQLFGTEPRVMAQAAKLCLEFEPQAIDINMGCPAPKVANNGAGSALMKDPQLAGEIIYAVAEAVDLPVTVKLRKGWDKAHPNVVELAQIAEQNGAAAVAVHGRTREEMYSGHADWDCIRRVKAAVHIPVIGNGDVTDVQSAALLLEQTGCDAIMIGRGAMGNPWLFRQINAYLTDTRVLPEPGIHERMAVMLRHIDRTIQYKGERTAMMEARHHAAYYTKGLRGGAGFRRRICQMSHFEELAKLAAEIAKENAE; from the coding sequence ATGGACTTTACAAATTTACCGCCCGATAGCAAGGCATTTTTGGCCCCTATGGCAGGGGTGGCCGACCGGGCGTTTCGCGAGATCTGCCGGGACTTTGGCGCCGCGTACACGGTCACGGAGATGGTCAGCGCCAAGGGGCTGGTAATGGGCGACCGGAAAAGCCGGGAGTTGATGACCCTGGGCAGCGACCGCCCCGCCGCCATTCAGCTGTTTGGCACGGAGCCACGGGTGATGGCGCAGGCGGCCAAGTTGTGCCTGGAATTTGAGCCACAAGCCATTGACATCAATATGGGCTGTCCGGCGCCCAAGGTCGCAAACAACGGCGCAGGCTCCGCTTTGATGAAAGACCCGCAGCTGGCAGGTGAGATCATCTACGCGGTGGCAGAGGCCGTTGACCTGCCGGTAACGGTGAAGCTGCGCAAGGGCTGGGACAAGGCGCACCCCAATGTGGTGGAGCTGGCCCAAATCGCAGAGCAAAACGGCGCTGCCGCCGTGGCGGTACACGGCCGCACAAGAGAAGAAATGTACAGCGGCCACGCAGACTGGGACTGTATTCGCCGGGTAAAAGCGGCGGTGCACATTCCGGTAATCGGCAACGGCGATGTAACCGATGTGCAAAGCGCTGCCCTGCTGCTGGAACAAACCGGCTGCGACGCCATTATGATCGGTCGGGGCGCCATGGGCAATCCCTGGCTGTTTCGCCAAATCAACGCTTATTTAACAGACACAAGGGTGCTGCCGGAGCCGGGCATTCATGAGCGTATGGCCGTTATGCTGCGCCATATTGACCGCACCATTCAATATAAGGGCGAGCGCACCGCCATGATGGAGGCGCGCCACCATGCCGCCTACTACACCAAGGGACTGCGGGGTGGCGCCGGGTTCCGCCGCCGCATTTGCCAAATGAGCCACTTTGAGGAACTGGCGAAGCTGGCTGCGGAAATTGCCAAGGAGAATGCAGAATGA
- the tsaD gene encoding tRNA (adenosine(37)-N6)-threonylcarbamoyltransferase complex transferase subunit TsaD yields the protein MRILGIESSCDETAAAVVQDGRQVLSNVIATSLEEHKLYGGVVPEIASRRHAESISGVVRQALADANCDMSGIDAIAVTYAPGLIGALLVGVNFAKGLSMATNTPLVPVHHLRSHVAANYITGDLQPPFLCLVVSGGHSHIVAVEDYTTYKVLGKTRDDAAGEALDKAGRTLGLPYPGGISIDKIAPTGDENAFAFPHPRLDTPYDFSFSGLKTAVINTVHRMEQKGETLPVADLAASFQKGVTDCLVEKLEKAATDYGYTSIALAGGVSANSRLRRETDRLCRQKGWQLHLPALKYCGDNGAMVGAQGYYEYVSGVRAQPDLNAYATMPIDRPTF from the coding sequence ATGAGAATTTTAGGAATTGAAAGCTCCTGCGACGAAACGGCGGCAGCCGTGGTGCAGGACGGACGGCAGGTGCTGTCCAATGTGATCGCTACCTCGCTGGAGGAGCATAAGCTGTACGGCGGCGTGGTGCCGGAGATTGCCTCCCGCCGCCATGCAGAGAGTATCAGCGGCGTGGTGCGCCAGGCGCTGGCGGACGCCAATTGCGATATGTCAGGGATTGACGCCATTGCGGTGACCTATGCCCCCGGGCTCATTGGCGCCCTGCTGGTGGGGGTGAACTTTGCCAAGGGGCTGTCTATGGCTACAAATACACCCCTGGTGCCGGTGCACCACTTGCGCAGCCATGTGGCAGCCAATTACATTACCGGCGATCTGCAACCGCCGTTTCTTTGCCTGGTGGTCAGCGGCGGCCACAGCCACATTGTAGCGGTGGAGGACTACACCACTTATAAAGTGCTGGGCAAGACCCGAGACGATGCTGCCGGCGAGGCGCTGGACAAGGCCGGGCGCACCTTGGGGTTGCCGTACCCCGGCGGGATCAGCATAGACAAGATCGCCCCCACCGGGGACGAGAATGCCTTTGCCTTTCCCCACCCGCGGCTGGACACGCCCTATGATTTCTCGTTCAGCGGGCTAAAGACTGCGGTAATCAACACCGTGCACCGGATGGAGCAGAAGGGGGAGACCCTGCCGGTGGCCGACCTGGCTGCCTCGTTCCAAAAGGGCGTTACCGATTGCCTGGTGGAGAAGCTGGAAAAGGCCGCCACGGACTACGGCTACACTTCCATTGCCCTGGCCGGCGGTGTGTCCGCCAACTCCCGCCTGCGCCGAGAGACGGACCGCCTGTGCCGCCAAAAGGGCTGGCAGCTGCATTTGCCGGCACTGAAATACTGCGGTGACAACGGCGCCATGGTGGGCGCCCAGGGCTACTATGAGTATGTGTCCGGCGTGCGCGCACAACCGGATCTGAACGCTTATGCAACTATGCCAATTGATCGGCCGACTTTTTGA
- a CDS encoding leucine-rich repeat domain-containing protein, which yields MKKISSALLAALLLLATVFTGAPTAMAAGVSVNATTVTVYFLNQEFREKISQPAAYPASFQLKVTGADKAAYRVTAGESATVSSTGLVKPLCTRYYWYGNVGSTAPTPGKTPDRVTESYTAGDSTVQVTAGGKTFRVTVHVQSYAQVYVDSVMQDYIAKNLPANPTDYNKAETAAKFAAQYEYSANYSSYLSMVILGGGDCWASTGAVNRMCSLMGLPAWTRNGNKDAGAGSGHVNTLAQCANGTYYQIEAGFDATAPRPYEIKSRTSLFSYRSSAAGATVYQYDGKTMPTTLIVPDTVDGKAVVGIGDGFLRNADSVTRVVLPETVTSIGDGAFNSCSQLRQLNLPAMLGTLGAYAFTRCPKLTRITSRSAAFPAENGVIYNADRTALLYAPGAVSMTVPSTVTRIGDHAFYYGEQLQSVTLPVGLQSIGKDAFAGCTDLQTVKVQGTALTEIQREAFAGCRKLKSLTLPASVQTLGERVFAYMASDFVLYGPATGALADYAAANNILYNHTHSFALTSTDPATCENAGSKTYTCTACSATKTETIQPLGHQPVQALYPADFQYDGSVMTYCIRCHWVLEDSRTIAHVTEVKLSATTYTYNGKVQKPSVTVKDSKGKALKNGTDYTVSYPKGMKNVGKYTVKVTLKGNYSGSKSMTYNINPKGTSVSKVKAAKKGFKVTWKKQATQTTGYQAQYSTSSKFKKAKTVTISKNKTTSKSVSKLSAKKKYYVRVRTYKTVKVNGKNVKLYSGWSKAKSVTTKK from the coding sequence ATGAAAAAGATCAGTAGTGCACTGCTGGCGGCACTTTTGCTGCTGGCAACGGTGTTTACCGGCGCGCCGACGGCCATGGCCGCTGGGGTGAGCGTGAATGCCACGACGGTAACGGTATATTTTTTGAACCAGGAGTTCCGAGAAAAGATCAGCCAACCGGCAGCGTACCCCGCCAGCTTTCAGCTGAAGGTCACCGGCGCTGACAAGGCCGCTTACCGGGTAACGGCAGGGGAGTCCGCCACGGTCAGCAGTACCGGACTGGTGAAGCCGCTGTGCACCCGTTACTACTGGTACGGCAATGTGGGCAGCACCGCACCTACCCCTGGCAAGACGCCGGACCGGGTGACCGAGTCTTACACCGCCGGGGACAGCACCGTGCAGGTGACTGCCGGGGGCAAGACCTTTCGCGTGACGGTGCATGTGCAGAGCTATGCCCAGGTGTATGTGGACAGCGTGATGCAGGACTATATTGCCAAGAACCTGCCTGCCAATCCCACCGATTACAATAAAGCAGAGACGGCGGCCAAGTTTGCTGCTCAGTATGAATACAGCGCCAATTACAGTAGCTATTTGTCCATGGTGATTCTGGGCGGCGGCGATTGCTGGGCCAGTACCGGGGCGGTCAATCGTATGTGCAGCCTGATGGGGCTGCCCGCCTGGACTCGCAACGGCAACAAAGACGCCGGCGCAGGCAGTGGCCATGTGAACACATTGGCGCAGTGCGCAAACGGCACTTATTACCAAATTGAGGCCGGTTTTGACGCTACGGCGCCGCGCCCTTATGAGATCAAGTCCCGGACCTCTCTGTTTAGCTATCGCTCCTCTGCTGCAGGGGCGACGGTGTATCAGTATGACGGCAAGACCATGCCCACTACCCTCATTGTGCCGGACACGGTGGACGGCAAAGCAGTGGTGGGGATCGGCGACGGCTTTTTGCGCAATGCGGACAGTGTGACCCGGGTGGTGCTGCCAGAGACAGTCACTTCCATTGGCGACGGCGCCTTTAACAGTTGCAGCCAGCTGCGGCAGCTGAATTTGCCCGCCATGCTGGGCACGCTGGGGGCGTACGCCTTTACCCGGTGCCCCAAGTTGACCCGGATCACCAGCCGCTCCGCCGCATTCCCGGCGGAAAATGGCGTGATTTATAACGCAGACCGCACGGCGTTGCTGTATGCGCCGGGGGCGGTGTCAATGACCGTGCCCTCTACCGTGACCCGCATTGGCGACCATGCTTTTTACTACGGCGAGCAGTTGCAGTCTGTTACCTTGCCTGTCGGTTTGCAGTCCATCGGTAAGGACGCTTTTGCCGGTTGCACGGACCTGCAAACGGTGAAGGTGCAGGGTACGGCGCTGACGGAGATCCAGCGAGAGGCCTTTGCCGGTTGCCGCAAGTTAAAGTCCCTGACCCTGCCTGCCAGCGTGCAGACCCTGGGCGAGCGGGTGTTTGCCTATATGGCCTCGGACTTTGTGCTGTACGGTCCTGCTACCGGCGCGCTTGCTGATTATGCGGCGGCCAATAATATTCTTTATAATCATACCCACAGCTTTGCTTTGACTTCTACCGACCCGGCCACCTGCGAGAACGCCGGAAGCAAGACTTATACCTGCACCGCTTGCAGTGCCACCAAGACGGAGACCATACAGCCCTTGGGCCACCAGCCGGTGCAGGCGCTGTACCCGGCTGATTTTCAGTATGACGGCTCGGTGATGACCTATTGCATACGCTGCCACTGGGTGCTGGAGGATAGCCGCACCATTGCCCATGTCACCGAGGTGAAGCTGTCTGCCACTACCTATACCTACAACGGCAAGGTGCAAAAACCGTCTGTGACTGTAAAAGACAGTAAGGGCAAAGCCCTGAAGAATGGTACGGATTATACCGTCAGCTATCCCAAGGGCATGAAGAATGTGGGCAAATATACCGTAAAAGTGACCCTCAAGGGCAATTACAGCGGCAGTAAGTCCATGACCTATAACATTAACCCCAAGGGTACCAGCGTGTCTAAGGTGAAAGCTGCCAAGAAAGGTTTTAAGGTCACTTGGAAAAAGCAGGCGACGCAAACTACCGGCTACCAGGCGCAGTACAGCACCAGCAGTAAGTTTAAGAAAGCCAAGACGGTGACGATCAGCAAGAATAAGACCACTTCTAAGAGTGTGAGCAAGCTGTCCGCCAAGAAGAAATATTATGTGCGCGTGCGCACTTATAAGACCGTCAAGGTGAACGGCAAAAATGTAAAGCTCTACTCCGGGTGGAGTAAGGCCAAGAGCGTGACCACCAAGAAATAA
- the nagA gene encoding N-acetylglucosamine-6-phosphate deacetylase encodes MIFKNVTFYNEVFQKDVADIQVENGRITAIGVLEQEGRDMQGYTLLPGFVDIHIHGRGGGDFSDGTVSSMDRISASLAKCGVTAFCGTTMTLPREKLTDILVTARGYMGKEAGARLLGVNLEGPFIAPAKKGAQNGDYIRPGTVEEWNALFDASGRSVKLITLAPEAFDSADLIRQISGCCRVSLGHSCATAEEANAAFDAGAGHVTHLFNAMPPMSHRAPGLPGAALDRSEVTCELICDGGHIDPIMLRNAFRLLGQDRACVISDSMRAAGLGPGTYELGGQTVYVKENGRYAVLEDGTIAASITDLFTEFKNLLRFGIDFETALRSCTINPARAIGMDDQIGSIATGKYADLLFVDENLNVAEVYVDGIQA; translated from the coding sequence ATGATTTTTAAGAATGTGACCTTTTATAACGAAGTGTTCCAAAAAGATGTGGCGGATATTCAGGTGGAAAACGGCCGCATTACCGCCATCGGTGTGCTGGAGCAGGAGGGTCGGGATATGCAGGGTTACACCCTGCTGCCGGGCTTTGTAGACATTCATATACACGGCCGCGGGGGCGGTGATTTTTCCGACGGCACGGTAAGCAGTATGGATCGGATCAGCGCCTCCCTGGCTAAGTGCGGGGTCACCGCCTTTTGCGGTACCACCATGACCCTGCCCAGAGAAAAGCTGACGGATATTCTCGTCACCGCCCGTGGCTATATGGGCAAGGAGGCCGGCGCCCGCCTGCTGGGCGTGAACCTGGAGGGGCCGTTTATTGCCCCTGCCAAAAAAGGCGCTCAAAACGGCGACTACATTCGCCCGGGCACCGTGGAGGAATGGAACGCCCTGTTTGACGCCTCCGGCCGCAGTGTAAAGCTGATTACCCTGGCGCCGGAAGCCTTTGACAGCGCCGACCTGATCCGCCAGATCAGCGGCTGCTGCCGAGTGTCCCTGGGGCACAGCTGTGCTACCGCAGAGGAAGCAAACGCCGCCTTTGACGCGGGGGCGGGCCATGTGACCCACTTGTTTAACGCCATGCCGCCCATGAGCCACCGGGCGCCGGGGCTGCCGGGGGCTGCACTGGATCGGTCGGAGGTCACCTGTGAGCTGATCTGCGATGGGGGTCACATTGATCCCATTATGCTGCGCAACGCCTTTCGCCTGCTGGGGCAGGACCGAGCCTGCGTCATCAGCGACAGCATGCGCGCCGCCGGGCTGGGACCGGGCACCTACGAGTTGGGCGGCCAGACTGTGTATGTAAAAGAGAACGGCCGCTATGCGGTGCTGGAGGACGGTACCATTGCCGCCTCCATTACCGACCTGTTTACGGAATTTAAGAATTTGCTGCGCTTTGGCATTGATTTTGAAACCGCCTTGCGCAGCTGCACCATCAACCCGGCGCGTGCCATCGGTATGGACGATCAGATCGGTTCCATTGCCACCGGCAAGTACGCCGATCTGTTGTTTGTTGACGAAAATCTGAATGTAGCGGAGGTATATGTAGATGGAATACAGGCTTAA
- the polA gene encoding DNA polymerase I, translated as MNLLVLDGNSIVNRAFYGIKLLTTKSGYYTNAIYGFLNILLKLQDTCHPDGVAVAFDVHEPTFRHKQYADYKAGRKPMPQELRAQMPVLKELLTALGYTTVECPGWEADDVLGTLAAACRDSGDACFIATGDRDALQLAHGGVKVLLARTKMGQAVTDVYDEAAIAAEYGIAPQALIQVKALQGDSSDNIPGVAGVGAKTALDLVQRFGTLDAIYKDLDTLDIKPGVREKLRRDKDKAYLSLNLGTIRTNAPIDAVPAHYAVTGGDPAAAVALFRKLELFSLIDKFNLDRDLVPGGETEAPAPAHQPERLTCVDADDLLTRLRKAGDVYVVPQMAEGTVTDLFFPLGDTVFVMPADTPEFGYFVRTLLAEDTVRIFGYNTKELHRLAQKQGVRCGNICGDLQLSAYLLRPSDAKYDLAQLALEYNVPVPAYRNSLDQEEPAVALAVILPELFAKTDALIDDAGQRKLLTEIELPLAGVLARMECAGFDVDKAGIEAFSKKLSTRISTLTDAIFEAVGHEFNINSPKQLGVALFEDLGLPCKKKTKSGYSTNAEVLEGLRSAHPVVEKIMEYRTLTKLKSTYCDGLLKVIDTDGRIHTRFNQVETRTGRISSLEPNLQNIPIRTDLGREMRKFFIAAPGCRLVDADYSQIELRVLASMAEDQTMIDAFNSGADIHTATAAQVFGLPPEMITPQLRSRAKAVNFGIVYGIGAFSLAKDIGVSNKEAKEYIDSYMHTYQGVAAYMQRMIDAAKDTGYATTLFGRRRYLPELAASNHMLRAFGERVARNMPIQGTAADIIKIAMVRVDRRLYAEGMESRLILQVHDELIVEAPEAEADRALQIVTEEMEHACDMAVLLRADGKIGQTWYDAH; from the coding sequence ATGAATCTTTTGGTGCTGGACGGGAACAGTATCGTCAACCGTGCCTTCTACGGCATTAAGCTGCTGACCACCAAGAGCGGCTATTATACCAACGCCATTTACGGCTTTTTGAATATTCTGCTTAAGTTGCAGGACACTTGCCACCCGGACGGTGTGGCGGTGGCCTTTGATGTGCATGAGCCTACTTTCCGCCACAAGCAGTATGCGGACTATAAGGCCGGGCGTAAGCCCATGCCGCAGGAGCTGCGGGCCCAAATGCCTGTGCTTAAGGAACTGCTTACCGCTTTGGGCTACACCACCGTGGAGTGCCCCGGCTGGGAGGCAGACGATGTTTTGGGTACTTTGGCTGCCGCTTGCCGAGACAGCGGCGACGCCTGCTTTATTGCCACCGGGGATCGGGACGCTTTGCAGCTGGCCCACGGCGGGGTGAAGGTGCTGCTGGCGCGTACCAAAATGGGTCAGGCAGTGACCGATGTGTACGATGAGGCGGCCATTGCCGCCGAGTATGGCATTGCCCCCCAGGCGCTGATCCAGGTAAAAGCCCTGCAAGGGGACAGCTCGGACAATATTCCCGGTGTGGCCGGGGTGGGCGCCAAGACGGCGCTGGATCTGGTGCAGCGCTTTGGCACGCTGGACGCCATTTACAAGGATTTAGACACACTGGATATTAAGCCCGGCGTGCGGGAAAAGCTGCGGCGGGACAAGGATAAGGCATATCTTTCTTTGAATTTGGGCACCATTCGCACCAATGCGCCTATTGATGCTGTCCCTGCCCATTATGCCGTTACCGGCGGCGACCCGGCGGCAGCGGTAGCCTTGTTTCGCAAATTGGAACTGTTTTCTCTCATTGATAAATTCAATTTGGATCGGGATCTGGTGCCCGGCGGGGAGACGGAAGCCCCTGCCCCTGCCCACCAGCCGGAGCGGCTCACCTGTGTGGACGCGGATGATCTGCTGACCCGCTTGCGTAAGGCGGGGGATGTGTATGTGGTGCCCCAGATGGCAGAGGGCACGGTAACGGATCTGTTCTTCCCCCTGGGGGACACGGTGTTCGTAATGCCGGCAGACACACCGGAATTCGGCTATTTTGTGCGCACGCTGCTGGCAGAGGATACGGTGCGCATTTTTGGCTACAACACCAAGGAACTGCACCGCCTGGCACAAAAGCAAGGGGTGCGGTGCGGAAATATCTGCGGCGATTTGCAGCTGTCTGCCTATCTGCTGCGCCCATCGGACGCCAAGTACGATTTGGCCCAGCTGGCGCTGGAATACAATGTGCCGGTGCCGGCGTACCGCAACAGCCTGGATCAGGAGGAGCCGGCGGTGGCGCTGGCGGTGATCTTGCCGGAGCTGTTTGCCAAGACGGACGCTTTGATTGACGATGCCGGGCAGCGCAAATTGTTGACGGAAATCGAACTGCCCCTGGCCGGTGTGCTGGCACGTATGGAGTGCGCCGGATTTGATGTGGACAAGGCGGGAATCGAGGCATTCTCCAAGAAGCTGAGCACCCGCATTTCCACCTTGACGGATGCCATTTTTGAGGCGGTGGGTCACGAGTTTAATATCAACTCGCCCAAGCAGTTGGGCGTTGCCCTGTTTGAGGACCTGGGTCTGCCTTGTAAGAAAAAGACAAAAAGCGGTTATTCCACCAATGCCGAGGTGCTGGAGGGTCTGCGCTCTGCCCACCCGGTGGTGGAAAAAATCATGGAATATCGCACACTGACTAAGCTGAAAAGCACTTACTGCGACGGTCTTCTGAAAGTGATTGATACGGACGGGCGGATACACACCCGCTTTAATCAGGTGGAGACCCGCACCGGGCGAATTTCCTCTTTGGAGCCTAATTTGCAGAACATTCCCATTCGCACGGATCTGGGGCGGGAAATGCGCAAGTTTTTCATCGCCGCCCCCGGGTGCCGACTGGTGGACGCGGACTATTCCCAAATTGAACTGCGGGTGCTGGCGTCCATGGCTGAAGATCAGACGATGATTGATGCTTTTAACAGTGGCGCGGATATTCACACCGCCACGGCGGCGCAGGTGTTTGGTCTGCCGCCGGAGATGATCACCCCCCAACTGCGCAGTCGCGCCAAGGCGGTGAACTTTGGCATTGTTTACGGCATCGGCGCCTTTTCGCTGGCCAAGGATATTGGGGTCAGCAACAAAGAGGCCAAGGAATATATTGACTCCTATATGCACACCTATCAGGGCGTGGCGGCCTATATGCAGCGGATGATTGACGCCGCCAAGGACACCGGCTATGCCACCACGCTGTTCGGTCGGCGGCGGTATCTGCCGGAGCTGGCTGCCAGCAACCACATGCTCCGCGCCTTTGGAGAGCGGGTGGCACGGAATATGCCGATCCAGGGCACTGCGGCTGATATTATTAAGATTGCCATGGTGCGGGTGGATCGGCGGCTGTATGCCGAGGGAATGGAGAGCCGCCTGATCCTCCAGGTGCACGATGAACTGATCGTAGAGGCGCCGGAGGCAGAGGCCGACCGAGCACTGCAAATTGTAACGGAGGAGATGGAGCACGCCTGCGATATGGCGGTGCTGCTGCGGGCCGACGGCAAGATCGGCCAAACTTGGTATGATGCACATTAA
- a CDS encoding phosphoenolpyruvate carboxykinase (GTP), producing the protein METTLTSNKSLLAWLDEKVELTKPSKIVWIDGSKEQIDALKAEAVETGEMIKLNEELLPDCYLHRTAENDVARVEDRTLICSRKEEDAGPTNHWMEPSKAYKMLYDIAAGAYEGRTMYIIPYSMGPVGSPFSKVGIEITDSIYVVLNMNIMTRVGKAVLDVLGDSNDWVRGMHCKCNVDPEKRWICQFPEDNTIISVNSAYGGNVLLGKKCFALRIASYLGKNEMWQAEHMLILGLQKPSGEIKYLCAAFPSACGKTNLAMLIPPEGYQKKGYKIWTVGDDIAWIRKGPDGRLYAINPENGFFGVAPGTNMKSNPNALKSTMSGTIFTNVCHNMDNNTVWWEGLDKNPPTNAIDWKGNPWNGQTSDEKGAHPNSRFTAPAKNCPCISPEFENPQGVPISAFIFGGRRAKLTPLVYQSKSWNHGVFVGSVMGSETTAAATGAVGVIRRDPMAMLPFCGYNMGDYWKHWIEIGQTLDPDKAPKIFNVNWFRKDDEGNFLWPGFGDNMRVLDWIVDRCEGKVDAQETAIGYLPYAKDINLDGLDMTEEQLDKILDVDKDAWEEELKGVEELYAKFGDHLPKELADELATVKANLEK; encoded by the coding sequence ATGGAAACAACTTTGACTTCCAACAAGTCCCTGCTTGCGTGGCTGGACGAAAAAGTGGAACTGACCAAGCCCTCTAAGATCGTTTGGATCGACGGTTCTAAGGAACAGATCGACGCCCTGAAGGCGGAGGCTGTGGAAACCGGCGAGATGATCAAGCTCAATGAGGAGCTGCTGCCCGACTGCTATCTGCACAGAACCGCAGAGAACGACGTGGCCCGTGTGGAGGACAGAACTCTGATCTGCTCCAGAAAAGAAGAGGATGCCGGCCCCACCAACCACTGGATGGAGCCCTCTAAGGCTTATAAAATGCTCTATGACATCGCTGCCGGTGCTTACGAGGGCAGAACCATGTATATCATTCCCTATTCCATGGGTCCTGTTGGTTCTCCCTTCTCCAAGGTCGGTATCGAGATCACCGATTCTATCTACGTTGTGCTGAACATGAACATCATGACCAGAGTGGGCAAGGCTGTTCTGGATGTACTGGGCGACTCTAACGACTGGGTGCGCGGTATGCACTGCAAGTGCAATGTGGATCCGGAGAAGCGCTGGATCTGCCAGTTCCCGGAGGACAACACCATCATTTCCGTGAACTCTGCTTACGGCGGCAATGTGCTGCTGGGCAAAAAGTGCTTCGCTCTGCGTATCGCTTCTTACCTGGGTAAGAACGAGATGTGGCAGGCTGAGCATATGCTGATCCTGGGTCTGCAAAAGCCCTCAGGCGAGATCAAATACCTGTGTGCTGCTTTCCCGTCTGCTTGCGGCAAGACCAATCTGGCTATGCTGATTCCGCCGGAAGGCTATCAGAAGAAGGGCTACAAGATCTGGACCGTTGGCGACGATATCGCCTGGATCCGCAAGGGCCCGGACGGCCGCCTGTATGCCATCAACCCGGAGAACGGCTTCTTCGGCGTGGCTCCCGGCACCAATATGAAGTCTAACCCCAACGCACTGAAGTCCACCATGAGCGGCACGATCTTCACCAATGTTTGCCACAATATGGACAACAACACCGTGTGGTGGGAAGGCCTGGATAAGAATCCGCCTACCAATGCCATTGACTGGAAGGGCAATCCCTGGAACGGCCAGACCAGCGACGAGAAGGGCGCACACCCCAACAGCCGCTTTACCGCTCCTGCAAAGAACTGCCCCTGCATTTCTCCCGAGTTTGAGAACCCGCAGGGCGTGCCGATCTCCGCTTTTATCTTCGGCGGTCGTCGTGCAAAGCTGACTCCTCTGGTGTACCAGTCCAAGAGCTGGAACCACGGCGTGTTCGTGGGCTCCGTTATGGGTTCTGAGACCACTGCTGCCGCTACCGGCGCTGTTGGTGTGATTCGTCGTGACCCCATGGCTATGCTGCCCTTCTGCGGCTACAACATGGGCGATTATTGGAAGCACTGGATCGAGATCGGCCAGACCCTGGATCCCGATAAGGCTCCCAAGATCTTCAATGTAAACTGGTTCCGTAAGGACGATGAGGGCAACTTCCTGTGGCCCGGCTTCGGCGACAATATGCGCGTTCTGGACTGGATCGTTGACCGTTGCGAGGGTAAGGTGGATGCGCAGGAGACTGCGATCGGCTACCTGCCTTATGCCAAGGATATCAACCTGGACGGCCTGGATATGACCGAGGAGCAGCTGGACAAGATCCTGGATGTGGATAAGGACGCTTGGGAAGAAGAGCTGAAGGGCGTTGAGGAGCTGTACGCAAAGTTCGGCGATCATCTGCCTAAGGAACTGGCCGACGAGCTGGCTACCGTAAAAGCCAACCTGGAGAAATAA
- the trmL gene encoding tRNA (uridine(34)/cytosine(34)/5-carboxymethylaminomethyluridine(34)-2'-O)-methyltransferase TrmL, protein MEYRLNIALIEPEIPQNTGNIARTCAATGARLHLVGPMGFTITDKQVKRAGLDYWDKLDITYYNSQEEFFEQNAGAEFFYFSTKAEIAHSDMQYPNGAFLVFGKETKGLPEELLKANHDRCVRLPMRGMIRSLNLSNAVAVGTYEVLRQWGYPALTSKGHLTKYQW, encoded by the coding sequence ATGGAATACAGGCTTAACATTGCGCTCATCGAGCCGGAAATTCCCCAAAACACCGGCAACATTGCCCGCACCTGCGCTGCCACCGGCGCACGGCTGCACCTGGTAGGACCCATGGGCTTTACCATTACGGACAAGCAGGTCAAGCGCGCCGGGCTGGACTACTGGGACAAGCTGGACATTACCTACTACAACAGCCAAGAGGAATTTTTTGAACAGAACGCCGGGGCAGAATTCTTTTACTTCTCCACCAAGGCGGAGATCGCCCACAGCGATATGCAGTACCCAAACGGCGCCTTTTTGGTGTTCGGCAAAGAGACCAAGGGGCTGCCGGAGGAGCTGCTGAAAGCCAACCACGACCGGTGCGTGCGGCTGCCTATGCGAGGCATGATCCGCAGTCTAAACCTTTCTAACGCCGTGGCGGTGGGCACCTACGAGGTGCTGCGCCAATGGGGCTACCCGGCACTGACCTCTAAAGGCCACCTGACCAAATACCAATGGTAA
- the rimI gene encoding ribosomal protein S18-alanine N-acetyltransferase, whose translation MMHIKDHQLQILPFAPAHLDGVERLEQLCFAHPWQRADLETQLTSPCARFLVAVLGDKVVGYLGVQVVCGEGSVTNVAVDPTYRRRGIARALFGACFATGELDFLTLEVRPSNEAALALYRELGFQPVGRRRDFYTDPTEDALLLTKTFKKEEPDG comes from the coding sequence ATGATGCACATTAAAGACCACCAGCTGCAAATTTTGCCCTTTGCCCCGGCGCATCTGGACGGGGTGGAGCGGCTGGAGCAGCTGTGTTTTGCCCACCCCTGGCAGCGGGCGGATTTAGAGACCCAGCTGACCAGCCCCTGCGCTCGCTTTTTAGTGGCGGTGCTGGGAGATAAAGTGGTAGGCTACTTGGGGGTGCAGGTGGTCTGCGGTGAGGGCAGCGTCACCAATGTGGCGGTGGATCCCACCTATCGCCGCCGGGGTATTGCCCGGGCGCTGTTCGGCGCCTGCTTTGCCACCGGGGAACTGGATTTTTTGACTTTGGAGGTGCGGCCGTCCAATGAGGCGGCGCTGGCACTGTACCGGGAACTGGGCTTTCAGCCGGTGGGGCGGCGCCGGGACTTCTATACGGATCCGACGGAGGACGCGCTGCTGCTGACAAAAACCTTTAAGAAAGAGGAACCGGATGGGTAA